A window of the Drosophila simulans strain w501 chromosome 2L, Prin_Dsim_3.1, whole genome shotgun sequence genome harbors these coding sequences:
- the LOC6730873 gene encoding eukaryotic translation initiation factor 4E-binding protein: MSASPTARQAITQALPMITRKVVISDPIQMPEVYSSTPGGTLYSTTPGGTKLIYERAFMKNLRGSPLSQTPPSNVPSCLLRGTPRTPFRKCVPVPTELVKQTKSLKIEDQEQFQLDL, encoded by the exons ATGTCCGCTTCACCCACCGCCCGTCAAGCCATCACCCAGGCCCTGCCCATGATCACCAGGAAGGTAGTCATCTCGGATCCGATCCAGATGCCCGAGGTCTACTCCTCGACGCCCGGCGGAACCCTCTACTCCACCACTCCTGGCG GCACCAAACTGATCTACGAGCGGGCCTTCATGAAGAATCTCCGTGGCTCCCCATTGAGCCAAACGCCGCCGTCCAACGTGCCCAGTTGCTTGCTGAGGGGCACTCCGCGTACTCCCTTCCGCAAGTGCGTGCCCGTTCCCACGGAACTGGTCAAGCAGACCAAGTCGCTGAAGATCGAGGACCAGGAACAGTTCCAACTGGATCTGTAG
- the LOC6730874 gene encoding protein transport protein sec31: protein MPYHRLSTLGLLILSLVLAKADVGYHYNRPTRPTAPSAPSGAGAVYTGHQFSALPTIHPLPPIPALPPLPTARVPIPRSRPSAPAASIVSHYLPPKPVVSTYIPPPAAAPISSISFHGTPTFKPIYGPPPPARTSLATPIVVPPTGPAPLTAGGNLRIPFGKQALISPGESYVANGRQLKQYAVIEIIDNDIDETPAPFLSGTSFFDRYGAHVGAPSANGIQLDSRANSLLLEQQQLAIQPRSQGGASGGDAIALGSGGLGFVRLPNGNVYLGSGSLGYISGQQRVASVLEARTRSESTSDALHFGHGPLGGVDNLLRFK from the coding sequence ATGCCTTACCACCGACTGAGTACTTTGGGTCTGCTGATTCTATCCTTGGTCTTGGCCAAGGCGGATGTCGGCTACCATTACAACAGACCGACGAGACCCACGGCTCCCTCGGCGCCTTCGGGCGCAGGAGCAGTGTATACGGGTCACCAGTTCAGTGCGCTGCCCACCATTCATCCATTGCCTCCGATTCCGGCCCTTCCTCCACTGCCCACGGCCAGAGTTCCGATTCCCAGGAGTCGTCCCTCAGCTCCGGCTGccagcatcgttagtcattaTCTGCCACCGAAGCCGGTGGTCTCCACATATATTCCACCGCCAGCTGCTGCACCCATCTCATCTATAAGTTTCCACGGAACGCCCACTTTCAAGCCCATCTACGGACCGCCACCACCGGCAAGGACTTCtcttgccacgcccatcgtGGTGCCGCCCACGGGACCAGCTCCATTGACAGCGGGAGGAAATCTGCGCATTCCCTTCGGCAAGCAGGCGTTGATCTCGCCCGGAGAATCCTACGTGGCCAACGGCAGGCAGCTGAAGCAATATGCCGTCATCGAGATTATCGACAACGACATAGACGAGACCCCGGCTCCATTCCTGTCCGGAACGAGTTTCTTCGATCGCTATGGAGCACATGTGGGTGCTCCATCTGCCAATGGAATTCAGCTGGACTCCCGGGCCAATTCcctgctgctggagcagcagcagcttgcCATCCAGCCCCGATCCCAGGGTGGAGCATCGGGAGGAGATGCCATTGCCTTGGGCTCGGGCGGCCTGGGCTTTGTGCGATTGCCCAATGGTAATGTGTACCTCGGTTCCGGATCCCTGGGCTACATCAGTGGCCAGCAGCGGGTGGCCTCCGTTCTGGAGGCACGCACTCGATCCGAGTCCACGTCGGATGCCCTGCACTTCGGTCATGGTCCTCTGGGCGGAGTGGACAACCTGCTGAGGTTCAAGTAG